Proteins from one Malaya genurostris strain Urasoe2022 chromosome 2, Malgen_1.1, whole genome shotgun sequence genomic window:
- the LOC131431959 gene encoding apolipoprotein D-like gives MESRISTLILRFLLVLNCTLLTKAQVPFVGKCPKVPVKKDFNAPAYLGRWYEQEKYPFVFELAGRCVTAEYGMNGDGTVSVANRLINTITGSVNSISGSARIVKPAKLAVSFPLPFKVEAPYWVVGTDYKNFAVVLSCIDIGGIMHTKVAWILTRDRFPSLDIMKKAYAVLDSAKISRAYLTRTDQRNCESSKKVSYKSELNLIKH, from the exons ATGGAAAGCCGCATTag TACCCTGATTCTCCGATTTTTGCTTGTATTGAATTGTACCTTACTGACAAAAGCTCAAGTTCCTTTTGTCGGAAAATGTCCAAAGGTACCGGTGAAAAAAGACTTCAATGCACCAGCCTACTTGGGTCGGTGGTACGAGCAAGAAAAATATCCGTTTGTTTTCGAATTAGCTGGACGGTGCGTAACTGCTGAATATGGAATGAATGGTGATGGAACTGTCTCGGTTGCGAATCGTTTGATCAATACAAT TACGGGATCGGTCAACTCGATAAGTGGATCTGCTCGAATAGTTAAACCGGCAAAATTAGCAGTATCATTCCCTCTGCCTT ttaaaGTGGAGGCACCATATTGGGTTGTTGGAACAGATTACAAAAATTTTGCCGTTGTGCTTTCTTGTATTGACATCGGTGGTATAATGCATACAA AAGTAGCTTGGATTCTTACAAGGGATCGCTTCCCTTCGTTAGACATCATGAAGAAGGCGTATGCTGTATTAGATTCAGCAAAAATTTCTCGTGCCTATTTGACACGTACCGACCAGAGGAATTGCGAATCTTCAAAAAAAGTCTCGTATAAGTCAGAGCTCAATCTTATCAAACATTGA
- the LOC131431958 gene encoding zinc finger protein 28 homolog isoform X1, with protein sequence MSRKKRLDMDTETEDPPVEPIFSIVSFECDDIKTEPLDDECFEADPVFNRTCSKPPGTSVAVQTTKRKLTNRSVQVDLQLVSKNELISGHSGPPGSDEALSLDTTKGSLEKQCRICLRQLPDTSLSYIAFAQKTKILNALGVKIYLGDAYPFICRNCTTLVDMMYDFRNTCIKARNMLVHERKFILNGGWDSLDNFQIIERCKALIESHKQIIDGAYEASSFNKVTNEEEVKIKPESIELVMVDEITSKHSMSSIKDSPSEEEEDCSSHSQTVDTKVTSNSYFTDQDECSDESNNHLDGDYKMDSDEEPSTEPCVKTSKRKRIRIVTKPYRKRQKVKITNVDDSLPLQEADGKVRKKRKNAADPTRKRGALCDFCGEWVEYHTVESHKNQHLGIKPYTCQSEGCRLSFYCRNLLIKHIKRQHRADGPEYNDCEICGQRIKGPKAALKKHQKTHTEEKNFICAVCGKGFTTQGYLRQHSIIHTDLMPFECSICNRKFNNKYNMLTHEKKHQLRGEMTASDTTGVTQPVETTTPALPSSVTGDFSAYQPNYSSQHQTLLMHPQ encoded by the exons atgtcgcGAAAAAAGCGTTTGGATATGGATACAGAAACTG AAGATCCTCCCGTAGAACCAatttttagcatcgtttcattCGAGTGTGACGATATCAAAACGGAACCGCTGGATGACGAATGTTTCGAAGCGGACCCAGTTTTTAATCGGACATGTAGCAAACCTCCCGGCACCAGTGTGGCTGTTCAAACTACCAAACGTAAGCTGACTAATCGAAGCGTTCAGGTGGATTTGCAGCTGGTGTCAAAGAACGAGTTGATCAGCGGTCATTCCGGACCTCCCGGTTCGGACGAAGCCCTTAGCTTGGACACAACGAAAGGATCGTTGGAAAAACAGTGCCGCATATGTTTGCGACAACTGCCCGACACTAGTTTGTCGTATATCGCATTTGCTCAGAAAACCAAAATTCTGAATGCACTGGGTGTGAAAATTTACTTGGGAGATGCTTATCCATTTATTTGTCGGAACTGTACGACTCTGGTGGACATGATGTATGATTTCCGAAACACTTGTATTAAAGCACGAAACATGTTGGTACATGAGCGAAAATTCATCCTAAACGGTGGATGGGATTCCTTAGACAATTTTCAGATTATTGAGCGATGTAAGGCACTCATAGAATCACATAAACAGATCATTGATGGTGCCTATGAGGCTTCTTCGTTTAATAAAGTTACGAACGAGGAGGAAGTTAAGATAAAACCCGAATCGATTGAACTGGTAATGGTGGATGAAATCACCAGTAAGCATTCAATGTCAAGCATAAAGGACTCCCCATCGGAAGAAGAGGAAGACTGCAGTAGCCACTCTCAAACAGTCGACACGAAAGTGACGTCCAATAGTTACTTCACGGACCAAGACGAATGTTCAGACGAAAGCAATAATCATTTGGATGGAGATTATAAAATGGATTCAGATGAAGAACCAAGTACTGAACCGTGCGTGAAAACATCGAAAAGGAAGCGAATCAGGATAGTTACAAAACCGTATCGCAAACGCCAGAAAGTAAAAATAACGAACGTGGACGATAGTTTGCCACTGCAGGAAGCCGACGGGAAAGTTAGGAAAAAACGGAAAAATGCCGCCGATCCAACCCGTAAACGAGGAGCGCTTTGCGATTTCTGCGGTGAATGGGTCGAATATCACACGGTGGAAAGTCACAAAAATCAGCACTTAG GTATCAAACCGTACACATGCCAATCAGAAGGTTGTAGATTGTCTTTCTACTGTCGGaatttattgataaaacatatCAAAAGGCAGCACAGAGCAGATGGACCGGAATACAACGACTGTGAAATTTGCGGTCAGCGTATCAAGGGCCCAAAGGCAGCTTTGAAAAAGCACCAGAAAACACATACGGAAGAAAAGAATTTTATTTGTGCTGTTTGTG GCAAAGGTTTCACCACACAGGGATATTTACGGCAGCATTCGATTATTCATACCGACTTGATGCCATTTGAGTGTAGCATATGTAATCGGAAATTTAACAATAAGTACAACATGTTAACTCATGAAAAGAAGCACCAGTTGCGCGGTGAAATGACCGCTTCCGATACTACCGGTGTAACTCAACCAGTTGAAACAACTACGCCCGCATTACCGTCTTCGGTGACAGGTGACTTTTCCGCATACCAACCGAATTATTCGTCGCAGCATCAAACGTTGCTGATGCACCCGCAGTAA
- the LOC131431958 gene encoding zinc finger protein 28 homolog isoform X2: protein MSRKKRLDMDTETDPPVEPIFSIVSFECDDIKTEPLDDECFEADPVFNRTCSKPPGTSVAVQTTKRKLTNRSVQVDLQLVSKNELISGHSGPPGSDEALSLDTTKGSLEKQCRICLRQLPDTSLSYIAFAQKTKILNALGVKIYLGDAYPFICRNCTTLVDMMYDFRNTCIKARNMLVHERKFILNGGWDSLDNFQIIERCKALIESHKQIIDGAYEASSFNKVTNEEEVKIKPESIELVMVDEITSKHSMSSIKDSPSEEEEDCSSHSQTVDTKVTSNSYFTDQDECSDESNNHLDGDYKMDSDEEPSTEPCVKTSKRKRIRIVTKPYRKRQKVKITNVDDSLPLQEADGKVRKKRKNAADPTRKRGALCDFCGEWVEYHTVESHKNQHLGIKPYTCQSEGCRLSFYCRNLLIKHIKRQHRADGPEYNDCEICGQRIKGPKAALKKHQKTHTEEKNFICAVCGKGFTTQGYLRQHSIIHTDLMPFECSICNRKFNNKYNMLTHEKKHQLRGEMTASDTTGVTQPVETTTPALPSSVTGDFSAYQPNYSSQHQTLLMHPQ from the exons atgtcgcGAAAAAAGCGTTTGGATATGGATACAGAAACTG ATCCTCCCGTAGAACCAatttttagcatcgtttcattCGAGTGTGACGATATCAAAACGGAACCGCTGGATGACGAATGTTTCGAAGCGGACCCAGTTTTTAATCGGACATGTAGCAAACCTCCCGGCACCAGTGTGGCTGTTCAAACTACCAAACGTAAGCTGACTAATCGAAGCGTTCAGGTGGATTTGCAGCTGGTGTCAAAGAACGAGTTGATCAGCGGTCATTCCGGACCTCCCGGTTCGGACGAAGCCCTTAGCTTGGACACAACGAAAGGATCGTTGGAAAAACAGTGCCGCATATGTTTGCGACAACTGCCCGACACTAGTTTGTCGTATATCGCATTTGCTCAGAAAACCAAAATTCTGAATGCACTGGGTGTGAAAATTTACTTGGGAGATGCTTATCCATTTATTTGTCGGAACTGTACGACTCTGGTGGACATGATGTATGATTTCCGAAACACTTGTATTAAAGCACGAAACATGTTGGTACATGAGCGAAAATTCATCCTAAACGGTGGATGGGATTCCTTAGACAATTTTCAGATTATTGAGCGATGTAAGGCACTCATAGAATCACATAAACAGATCATTGATGGTGCCTATGAGGCTTCTTCGTTTAATAAAGTTACGAACGAGGAGGAAGTTAAGATAAAACCCGAATCGATTGAACTGGTAATGGTGGATGAAATCACCAGTAAGCATTCAATGTCAAGCATAAAGGACTCCCCATCGGAAGAAGAGGAAGACTGCAGTAGCCACTCTCAAACAGTCGACACGAAAGTGACGTCCAATAGTTACTTCACGGACCAAGACGAATGTTCAGACGAAAGCAATAATCATTTGGATGGAGATTATAAAATGGATTCAGATGAAGAACCAAGTACTGAACCGTGCGTGAAAACATCGAAAAGGAAGCGAATCAGGATAGTTACAAAACCGTATCGCAAACGCCAGAAAGTAAAAATAACGAACGTGGACGATAGTTTGCCACTGCAGGAAGCCGACGGGAAAGTTAGGAAAAAACGGAAAAATGCCGCCGATCCAACCCGTAAACGAGGAGCGCTTTGCGATTTCTGCGGTGAATGGGTCGAATATCACACGGTGGAAAGTCACAAAAATCAGCACTTAG GTATCAAACCGTACACATGCCAATCAGAAGGTTGTAGATTGTCTTTCTACTGTCGGaatttattgataaaacatatCAAAAGGCAGCACAGAGCAGATGGACCGGAATACAACGACTGTGAAATTTGCGGTCAGCGTATCAAGGGCCCAAAGGCAGCTTTGAAAAAGCACCAGAAAACACATACGGAAGAAAAGAATTTTATTTGTGCTGTTTGTG GCAAAGGTTTCACCACACAGGGATATTTACGGCAGCATTCGATTATTCATACCGACTTGATGCCATTTGAGTGTAGCATATGTAATCGGAAATTTAACAATAAGTACAACATGTTAACTCATGAAAAGAAGCACCAGTTGCGCGGTGAAATGACCGCTTCCGATACTACCGGTGTAACTCAACCAGTTGAAACAACTACGCCCGCATTACCGTCTTCGGTGACAGGTGACTTTTCCGCATACCAACCGAATTATTCGTCGCAGCATCAAACGTTGCTGATGCACCCGCAGTAA
- the LOC131431960 gene encoding EGF domain-specific O-linked N-acetylglucosamine transferase, whose product MVSIKLLLFSAVFGLSICDNNKVHRSDDYDFINLPKSHLPLYFRRFPQLEQKCLEDESCEYRGVLTSDTFKTKKATTCWGYEDDCDVAKRFSKPKCPGSYQGYVKTKEAQLETYYSQADFGFLRDQIREMRIMCEPTFPQDSALECSKYLRFCRGRNIMVNFTDLIHRSENLRYKMDVLSQGQIGGHCKLHRQRLERELEHMSPLQSWGPELRFFETVSKPLAESNYCDVTIERPSFIMKIDASINMYHHFCDFINLYGSLHVNLSDPTAFSTDVNIMVWESYSYSSPFAETFKVFTKHPIADLKTYAGKVVCFKNLVLPLLPRMIFGLYYNTPIISGCENSGLFQAFSEHVLHRLRIALKSSTDRKIRITFLSRQTKFRRVLNEDKLIEVISANENYKVNRVSYSYLMDFREQLKITRNSDIFIGMHGAGLTHLLFLPKWAAVFELYHCEDPNCYRDLARLKGIRYLTWERDDLVYPVDEGKHPDGGGRHAKFTNYAFDATEFARLVAQAAKHVVNHEDYKQFLERSRKKMEKTARKEEL is encoded by the exons ATGGTTTCAATCAAGCTTTTGCTATTTTCAGCCGTTTTCGGTTTAAGTATCTGTGATAATAATAAAGTCCATCGGTCGGATGATTACGATTTCATAAACCTTCCGAAATCGCATCTTCCGTTATACTTTCGACGCTTCCCACAACTGGAGCAGAAATGTCTGGAGGATGAGTCCTGCGAATATCGTGGTGTGCTGACCAGTGACACGTTCAAGACGAAAAAGGCAACAACCTGCTGGGGTTACGAAGATGATTGTGATGTGGCCAAACGATTCTCGAAACCAAAATGCCCTGGCAGTTATCAGGGTTATGTGAAAACGAAAGAGGCTCAACTTGAAACGTACTACTCACAAGCGGATTTTGGGTTTCTGCGAGATCAAATTCGCGAGATGAGGATAATGTGTGAACCGACATTTCCTCAAGATTCGGCGCTGGAGTGTTCCAAATATTTGCGGTTCTGCCGAGGAAGGAACATTATGGTTAATTTCACTGATTTGATCCATCGAAG TGAAAATCTACGCTATAAAATGGACGTTCTGTCCCAGGGTCAAATAGGAGGCCATTGTAAATTGCATCGACAACGGTTGGAACGTGAACTTGAACATATGAGTCCTCTTCAATCATGGGGTCCCGAATTGCGGTTCTTTGAAACCGTCAGTAAACCGCTGGCCGAAAGTAATTACTGTGATGTGACGATTGAAAGGCCATCGTTTATCATGAAAATAGATGCCAGCATTAATATGTACCATCATTTCTGTGATTTCATCAATCTCTATGGATCGTTGCACGTCAACTTGTCCGATCCGACTGCGTTTAGCACCGATGTGAATATAATGGTGTGGGAATCGTACAGCTACAGTTCTCCGTTTGCCGAAACTTTCAAAGTGTTTACAAAACACCCGATTGCCGATTTGAAGACCTACGCTGGGAAGGTGGTTTGTTTCAAAAACCTCGTGCTTCCACTACTCCCAAGAATGATCTTCGGGTTATACTACAATACTCCAATT ATTTCGGGTTGTGAAAACAGTGGACTCTTCCAAGCTTTCTCGGAACACGTCCTGCATCGATTGCGCATTGCTTTGAAAAGCAGCACCGATCGTAAAATTCGTATCACATTCCTATCCCGACAAACGAAATTCCGTCGGGTATTGAACGAAGACAAACTAATAGAAGTGATTTCCGCTAACGAAAATTACAAAGTTAACCGTGTCAGTTACAGTTACCTGATGGACTTCCGAGAGCAGCTGAAAATCACTCGGAACAGTGACATTTTCATCGGAATGCACGGCGCTGGCTTGACACATCTGCTTTTTCTACCGAAGTGGGCTGCCGTGTTTGAGCTGTATCACTGCGAGGATCCCAATTGCTACAGGGATTTGGCCCGATTGAAAGGAATTCGTTATCTTACGTGGGAACGCGATGATCTGGTTTATCCTGTAGATGAAGGGAAACACCCGGACGGTGGCGGAAGGCATGCCAAGTTTACCAACTACGCATTTGATGCAACTGAATTCGCTCGATTGGTGGCGCAGGCAGCTAAGCACGTGGTCAATCACGAAGATTACAAACAATTCTTAGAGCGATCCCGGAAGAAAATGGAGAAAACGGCTAGAAAGGAGGAATTGTGA
- the LOC131431963 gene encoding transport and Golgi organization protein 6: protein MSAETLVNIVNELAETKTEDLSISRLQTILLSHKTDFAIDVETTDPVWKLSVQYLHIQRKCQTTCLIGTIKETTGEPLINLQQLVSYAKAVDKIRQFTLNLYLPKELRGLTRCDLKLMIQLESKEERSQRLRYCLEAFGELFRCNIAGLQAKLDDSVLEFVAGVFGYHFLREDFQNLSSDELFKSFHMFSLESLFRCLLVIKGVPQLPVEIAKPIHMELLRLTGQTGGFPVLCRTLLVNVLTDETPSWKKSEVIAKIVGSKGHTKSFYRQVLRDCFSFYESALLSGTEENLLFAGTCIECLKQIYSLPAAYEELRKTIREYFVGRFNHLAEPEELLSGMILFERSQLIMALYINYMAFSGSSQSSLASSILVPYMNVFLKLYSMLPNDVEEKRYLQSLIVFCLSNREKSELESVLTRLLLGIEDHEHVKHVHHRIYLKTAEVGGGSYSLQIGPDKSEVEEDNPLGPVVVEILKETNRNLLIYDVFVILLKLFERVSEDSTRNVILNAEEQDEVKCKLFHRKYVLIQALMDLISHKNFHSQLYENPSEVLSFVKSLITRNLDVAEPNDSLLEIVLSIFQEYLQRLQARDDVREICTLLRRFRVSTRCSDFLRTQIDLICEDSSTKQNDSSLATPYQTAFSLLSDPEPYCKVYGTTLMLRLLKERDKETLASKHAILIVALNNLRSVESYAFLNSVRLLVGLCGCLESETIEALTKEYQTEVDSDVDYRLKVGEALIKTVEMIGPIAFKYRDQLINCFLHESQSPIDEFRSSSLANLGNVCRILSYQVHNFFYEIFIVIKSTIETDRCLPVRRAAIFVLSQLIEGIDNLLAFQDYLLLVYRFLKFVVTTEQDDVTRVQACVALDHLKAKTTEFLSAAASDSSSLEKEIRIFGIKEQEAAEQRRHASRRSNSSVLTKLLD, encoded by the exons ATGTCAGCGGAAACACTAGTTAACATTGTAAATGAGCTTgcggaaacgaaaactgaag atttgagCATTTCACGACTGCAAACCATTCTTCTATCACACAAAACTGATTTTGCTATCGACGTTGAAACAACGGATCCGGTATGGAAACTTTCGGTTCAGTATTTGCACATACAAAGAAAATGTCAAACGACCTGTTTGATTGGAACGATCAAGGAAACTACCGGTGAACCCCTGATCAACCTCCAGCAATTGGTCAGTTATGCAAAAGCGGTGGACAAAATTCGTCAATTTACGCTTAACCTTTATCTGCCTAAGGAGTTGCGAGGACTAACGAGGTGTGATTTGAAGCTAATGATTCAACTCGAATCGAAAGAGGAGCGATCACAACGGTTACGATATTGTTTAGAAGCGTTTGGCGAACTGTTTCGGTGTAACATCGCAGGTTTGCAAGCAAAGTTAGACGATAGTGTTCTAGAGTTCGTTGCCGGTGTGTTTGGTTATCACTTTTTGAGAGAGGACTTTCAGAATTTGTCATCCGATGAATTGTTTAAAagttttcacatgttttctctgGAAAGTTTGTTTCGATGTCTATTGGTAATTAAGGGAGTTCCCCAATTGCCAGTAGAGATTGCAAAGCCCATTCACATGGAGCTGTTACGGCTTACCGGACAAACTGGTGGGTTTCCAGTTCTATGCAGGACGCTGTTGGTGAATGTTCTCACGGACGAAACGCCGTCATGGAAGAAGAGTGAAGTCATCGCAAAAATCGTCGGAAGTAAAGGTCACACGAAAAGTTTTTATCGACAAGTGCTGCGCGATTGTTTTAGTTTCTATGAAAGTGCACTGCTCAGCGGGACGGAAGAGAATCTGTTATTTGCCGGTACTTGCATTGAGTGTTTGAAGCAAATCTACTCACTTCCTGCCGCCTACGAGGAACTTCGAAAGACCATCAGAGAATATTTTGTCGGTAGGTTCAACCACCTCGCGGAACCCGAAGAATTGCTCAGTGGGATGATACTGTTCGAACGGTCACAACTGATCATGGCACTGTACATCAACTATATGGCTTTTAGTGGGTCGTCTCAAAGTTCGTTGGCTTCTTCCATTTTGGTACCGTACATGAATGTGTTTCTTAAGTTGTATTCCATGCTGCCGAACGATGTCGAAGAGAAACGGTATCTGCAATCACTTATTGTTTTCTGCTTGTCAAATCGAGAAAAATCCGAGCTAGAGTCCGTCTTGACTCGGTTGCTTCTGGGAATTGAAGACCATGAGCACGTCAAACACGTGCACCATCGAATTTATCTGAAAACAGCAGAAGTTGGAGGTGGTTCTTACTCACTGCAAATTGGACCCGACAAATCCGAGGTGGAAGAAGACAATCCTCTTGGACCGGTGGTTGTGGAAATTCTCAAGGAAACGAATCGAAATCTGCTTATTTACGACGTTTTTGTCATTCTGTTGAAACTTTTTGAACGCGTGAGTGAG GATTCCACTCGAAACGTGATCTTGAACGCAGAAGAGCAAGACGAGGTGAAGTGTAAACTGTTCCATAGAAAATACGTACTAATTCAAGCCTTGATGGATCTGATCAGTCACAAAAACTTTCACAGTCAGCTGTATGAGAATCCTTCCGAAGTTCTATCGTTTGTCAAATCACTTATCACGAGAAATCTTGATGTGGCGGAACCGAATGATAGCTTGCTAGAGATCGTATTATCCATTTTTCAAGAATATCTACAGAGACTGCAAGCAAGGGACGATGTTAGAGAAATCTGCACTCTTTTGCGGCGTTTCAGAGTTTCGACTCGATGCAGTGACTTCCTGAGGACTCAAATAGATCTCATTTGTGAGGACAGTTCCACGAAGCAAAACGACAGTTCGCTAGCAACACCCTATCAAACTGCTTTCAGTCTTTTATCCGACCCAGAACCATATTGCAAAGTGTATGGAACGACGTTGATGCTGCGATTGCTGAAAGAACGTGACAAAGAAACGCTTGCCAGTAAGCATGCGATTCTGATTGTGGCCTTGAACAATCTGCGTAGCGTAGAAAGTTACGCATTCCTCAATTCAGTCCGTCTATTGGTCGGTCTTTGCGGCTGTCTAGAATCGGAAACCATCGAAGCACTCACCAAGGAGTATCAGACGGAGGTCGACAGTGATGTCGATTACAGATTGAAGGTCGGCGAAGCACTGATCAAAACGGTCGAAATGATCGGTCCCATTGCGTTCAAATACCGTGATCAGTTGATCAATTGTTTCCTGCACGAAAGCCAAAGTCCCATCGATGAATTTCGATCGTCCAGTCTTGCTAATCTGGGAAACGTATGCAGAATCCTTTCCTATCAGGTGCACAACTTTTTCTATGAG ATATTCATCGTCATCAAATCTACCATCGAAACTGACCGCTGCTTACCGGTGCGACGTGCAGCCATTTTTGTTCTTTCACAGCTAATAGAAGGAATCGACAATCTGCTGGCCTTTCAGGATTACCTATTGTTAGTGTACCGGTTTTTGAAGTTCGTCGTCACGACCGAGCAGGACGATGTAACACGCGTGCAAGCTTGTGTTGCTTTGGATCATCTCAAGGCAAAAACGACGGAATTTCTTAGTGCCGCAGCTAGCGACAGTAGCAGTTTGGAGAAGGAGATtcggatatttggcatcaaagaaCAAGAAGCGGCGGAACAACGCCGTCATGCGAGCCGACGGAGTAACAGCAGCGTTTTGACAAAGTTGTTAGATTAA